From Erwinia pyri, a single genomic window includes:
- a CDS encoding helix-turn-helix domain-containing protein, with protein MSDKFLIDLGLRIRDRRNHIRLSQMELGEISGIDRTYLSGVENGKRNISILGLRKISVALRMPLNELLFGV; from the coding sequence ATGAGCGATAAATTTCTTATCGACCTGGGGCTGAGGATAAGAGACAGGCGTAACCATATTCGCCTGAGCCAGATGGAACTGGGTGAAATCTCTGGAATTGACAGGACCTATCTTAGTGGAGTTGAAAACGGCAAGCGCAACATATCCATTCTCGGTCTCAGAAAGATTTCTGTAGCCCTACGAATGCCGCTTAATGAGCTTCTCTTTGGCGTATGA
- a CDS encoding tail protein (tape measure), producing MAGQQVGEIYFEVSADVADLIQGAKQAQKAIDNLENTAKQSSKGFDTLEKGASSAGDAMSTLNGYSKSIDGSLNTLNTTVKAIARAMLEARSGTRGASSEFSRAESIIEGLGNQLAILEEAQQASARSAAILAAQLRAGSNATDEEKRTIADLTGRLYDMRNGTEVGAKSTKQWKGQMQQAGYQVQDFIVQVQGGQSALVAFSQQGSQLAGAFGPGGAVIGAVIALGTVVAGTLIASLNGGKNAMDSLADAADAMDKVITVSQSGIAALSNKYANLARVNAEVATLMRNQALLEYNQAIAKIPKAISDASASFISFGDKIVSSLGGGYASVKVFGDGLESLNITTNNYTDAIRQAYGAGQAFSATANSIGNTVGVLADKFGISQQQAYELAKQLSAINRNPSPEAIQALALRLQNMTSSSKDGQAQITTLVGTLVDLAREAANARFNVDSLKKSTDNLTDGQKGLIEQSERSLALSKLQGEARARLQAQYAAEDAGFSSDDPHTKQMQDDAAATYANTEAQRALKSETKKGATQAESAALKLAALKQQSKLAADSTQELTREQQLLRAEQSLGAGATDKQKQEAREYKAAALDAADAAKGVTKALKNIPEEAENKSYSDSVKNLKAALTANAITKKEYDKASEVAEREHQVNLAKIRADTAAGVTPLQEAQGAIDPVQALANENARKLALIQQFETEKGVITANGLALMNAQNTEYEQARIDAAWKIWENQNQTNQLLGGAIDSLQGGATNAITGLINGTQSLQESLANIGSTILNSVVGSLVEMGLQYVKSMIMGQAAAAAGQAMTMTQASIAAAAWAPAAMSASIATYGTAAAVGEAAYGQAMLSAQAMSIAGARKNGGPVSAGSMYQVGEGGMPEIYQASTGKQYMIPGDNGSVISNKDIGIGSGGGASISQTVQFNITTTGGIDDATMQKMAAMMKTVSLNTIKDQSTRPKGMIQPRK from the coding sequence ATGGCAGGACAGCAGGTAGGTGAAATTTATTTTGAGGTAAGCGCCGACGTTGCAGATTTGATCCAAGGGGCTAAGCAGGCGCAAAAGGCCATTGATAACCTTGAAAATACCGCAAAACAGTCATCAAAGGGGTTTGATACTTTAGAGAAAGGAGCTTCATCAGCTGGCGATGCAATGAGCACGCTAAATGGTTATTCAAAGTCTATCGATGGGTCTTTAAACACACTTAATACTACTGTCAAAGCCATTGCTAGAGCCATGCTGGAGGCTCGGTCTGGAACAAGAGGTGCAAGCAGTGAGTTTAGCCGTGCTGAATCCATCATTGAAGGACTTGGTAACCAGCTAGCCATCCTCGAGGAGGCCCAGCAAGCCTCTGCAAGAAGTGCTGCAATATTAGCGGCACAATTGCGCGCCGGATCTAACGCAACGGATGAAGAAAAAAGGACTATTGCCGATCTAACTGGCCGCCTTTATGACATGAGAAATGGCACAGAGGTCGGAGCTAAAAGCACTAAGCAGTGGAAAGGACAAATGCAGCAGGCTGGATACCAGGTCCAGGACTTTATTGTTCAGGTTCAGGGTGGGCAGTCAGCTCTAGTGGCATTTTCTCAACAAGGGTCTCAGCTTGCAGGTGCCTTTGGTCCAGGCGGCGCAGTAATAGGAGCTGTGATAGCTTTAGGTACCGTGGTTGCTGGCACGTTAATCGCTTCTCTTAATGGCGGTAAAAACGCCATGGATTCATTGGCAGATGCTGCCGATGCTATGGATAAAGTTATAACCGTCTCTCAATCAGGGATCGCAGCACTTTCCAATAAGTATGCAAACCTTGCCAGAGTTAACGCAGAAGTGGCAACACTAATGCGCAATCAGGCACTTCTTGAATACAATCAGGCTATAGCCAAAATACCTAAAGCAATTAGTGACGCTTCAGCATCATTTATTTCATTTGGTGATAAAATTGTTTCGTCGTTAGGTGGTGGTTATGCAAGCGTAAAAGTTTTTGGGGATGGCTTAGAATCTCTTAACATAACCACAAACAACTATACCGATGCCATTAGGCAAGCATATGGAGCGGGGCAAGCTTTCTCTGCAACAGCCAATTCCATAGGCAATACAGTTGGAGTTCTAGCCGATAAATTTGGCATTAGTCAGCAACAAGCTTATGAATTGGCTAAACAACTTTCTGCAATTAATAGAAATCCTTCTCCCGAGGCAATACAGGCATTAGCACTCCGCTTGCAAAATATGACGTCTTCCTCAAAAGATGGTCAGGCTCAAATTACTACTTTAGTTGGAACGTTAGTCGATCTTGCTAGGGAGGCTGCCAATGCAAGATTCAACGTTGATAGCCTAAAGAAATCTACTGATAACCTTACTGACGGGCAGAAGGGGCTTATTGAACAGTCAGAAAGAAGCTTAGCTTTATCAAAACTACAAGGCGAGGCCCGTGCCCGTCTTCAAGCTCAATATGCAGCAGAAGATGCGGGATTTTCAAGCGATGACCCGCACACGAAGCAAATGCAAGATGACGCTGCTGCAACATATGCAAATACCGAGGCTCAACGAGCATTAAAATCTGAGACCAAGAAGGGCGCCACTCAAGCAGAATCTGCTGCACTGAAACTTGCTGCACTGAAGCAGCAATCCAAGCTAGCGGCTGACTCTACGCAGGAACTCACCAGGGAGCAGCAGTTATTAAGAGCTGAGCAATCACTGGGTGCGGGTGCGACCGATAAGCAAAAGCAGGAGGCGAGAGAATATAAAGCGGCTGCACTTGATGCCGCGGATGCTGCAAAAGGCGTGACGAAAGCCCTTAAGAACATCCCTGAGGAGGCTGAAAATAAATCATATTCTGACTCAGTTAAGAACCTCAAAGCCGCGCTCACAGCGAATGCGATTACGAAAAAAGAGTATGACAAAGCTTCTGAGGTGGCGGAAAGAGAGCACCAAGTCAACTTAGCCAAAATCCGCGCTGATACCGCTGCCGGCGTTACTCCATTACAGGAGGCTCAGGGAGCTATCGATCCTGTTCAGGCTTTAGCTAACGAAAATGCCCGAAAGTTAGCCCTAATCCAGCAGTTCGAAACAGAGAAGGGCGTAATTACCGCAAATGGCCTTGCACTGATGAATGCTCAGAACACCGAGTACGAGCAGGCCCGCATCGATGCTGCTTGGAAGATTTGGGAGAACCAGAATCAGACCAATCAGCTCTTGGGTGGTGCTATCGACTCCCTGCAGGGCGGCGCAACCAATGCGATAACCGGTCTCATAAATGGTACTCAAAGCCTGCAAGAGTCGTTGGCTAATATCGGCTCGACCATCCTGAACAGTGTGGTGGGCAGCTTAGTCGAGATGGGCCTGCAGTATGTGAAGAGTATGATAATGGGGCAGGCAGCCGCTGCTGCAGGTCAGGCGATGACCATGACCCAGGCTTCTATAGCTGCTGCGGCATGGGCTCCAGCCGCAATGAGTGCGTCCATTGCTACTTATGGTACGGCGGCGGCAGTTGGTGAGGCTGCTTATGGTCAGGCAATGCTCTCAGCACAGGCAATGAGTATAGCTGGCGCCCGTAAGAACGGCGGTCCGGTCAGCGCAGGTTCAATGTACCAGGTAGGTGAGGGCGGCATGCCTGAGATTTACCAGGCAAGCACTGGCAAGCAGTACATGATCCCCGGTGATAACGGCTCAGTTATCAGCAATAAGGATATTGGCATCGGTAGTGGCGGGGGAGCTTCTATTTCACAAACGGTTCAATTCAACATAACGACCACTGGCGGCATTGATGATGCGACCATGCAAAAGATGGCGGCCATGATGAAAACTGTCAGCCTTAACACCATTAAAGACCAGAGCACTCGTCCCAAAGGGATGATTCAGCCCCGCAAATAG
- a CDS encoding glycoside hydrolase family 19 protein, with protein MLTVNQFQRATGIGDELRDAWYEPVMAAMQKHGINTPLRQAHFLAQVGHESGGFRFVQENLNYLWGALIAMFGNRITKEQALKYGRRPPQQANQPMIANIIYANRMGNGDVESGDGYRYRGRGLIQITGKSNYRDLVQPLGVDVLAKPDLLADYKLAAESAAAWWKVHGLNEKADADDVSRITRVINGGINGIEDRKTRLTKAKGVLCSK; from the coding sequence ATGCTGACAGTTAATCAATTCCAGCGCGCGACGGGTATTGGCGATGAATTGCGGGACGCATGGTATGAGCCGGTAATGGCAGCGATGCAGAAGCATGGAATTAACACGCCACTGCGTCAGGCGCATTTCCTCGCCCAGGTAGGGCATGAATCAGGCGGCTTTCGCTTCGTGCAGGAAAACCTGAATTATCTCTGGGGCGCGCTCATCGCGATGTTCGGGAATCGCATTACGAAAGAACAGGCGCTGAAGTATGGCCGTCGCCCACCCCAGCAGGCAAATCAGCCCATGATTGCCAATATCATCTACGCCAACCGAATGGGTAATGGTGATGTGGAATCAGGTGACGGTTATCGTTACCGCGGGCGAGGGCTTATCCAGATTACAGGGAAGTCGAATTACAGAGATTTGGTTCAACCACTGGGCGTTGATGTGCTTGCAAAGCCTGACTTGCTGGCTGATTACAAACTGGCTGCGGAGTCAGCAGCTGCATGGTGGAAGGTTCACGGACTGAATGAAAAAGCTGACGCAGATGATGTTAGTCGCATCACCCGCGTTATTAACGGCGGCATTAACGGAATAGAAGACAGGAAAACCCGGCTCACTAAAGCTAAGGGGGTTCTGTGCTCAAAGTAA
- a CDS encoding host specificity protein J yields the protein MSSGGGKASTPKLLNDNLKSKQYYKVLDLISEGPIFGPVDQSHLSSFLVNKTPITASNGDVNINGVTVAWRPGSETQSPINGFSAIEATTIINTDVTQATPLVRTVTDVDVTRVRFNVGVTSLVEQDSKGNQKNTSVTLVLETRVGNGAWNIEETVTITGKQNGEYLEAHVINAPDTKPFDIRVRRITADSKVDTLVNGTIWNSYVEITDDNLNYPFSAIAGAVIDRDQYTDTPSRTYHLRGLIVDVPDNYNPLTRTYSGLWTGGFKSAWTNNPAWLFRALVKNDRYGLSRRAGYIDVDDGSLYILSQYCDQLVDDGYGGREPRMTLNAYITEQASARDILDNIAGMFRGIALWDGMRLSVSIDAPQDAIAAVTNANVVDGKFTYSSTKRSDRFNAVVVSWTDPDNGWEQQKEYVSDDDLIARFDYNETTLEAFGCTSRGQAWRAGKWLLETAKRETKKVQFQMARDAIAFTPGDIIELMDNNYAAARLGGRIISHAGAVITVDADVSALAGNGDDISLVGSGGKLVKYEIKSVSGRAITLKSTPALVWDGTVFVISTGQVSTRLFRIIGIAEAENNSVYTINAAQHDPNKQAIVDEGAVFEIPNDTLNGYRVPNIENLKIINTNNETVQVTATWETATTTKKLVFELYVYSLDGKVVAQYETELFRYDFYGLNAGSYTLGVRGRNENGMKGAETQISLVIGAPGAPTYVQWTPGIFSADIVPVMSVTATTDTSFEFWYTGEVPVSSIGNVEEEAQFLGRASQWTLHSLKADTTYYMYVRTKNAFGVSPFVEASGKASSDIPGMIDYIDDAIRDSGAFKNLEEHIDTNIEGMLQNALDNDASVDHQFRQYGEVRADIITVKTTIADVNQAMAQQNTLVQAQIGDL from the coding sequence ATGAGCTCAGGCGGCGGAAAAGCCTCAACCCCTAAACTGCTTAACGACAACTTAAAATCAAAGCAGTACTACAAGGTTCTGGATTTAATTTCAGAAGGTCCAATATTTGGGCCTGTTGACCAGTCTCACCTGTCTTCATTTCTGGTAAACAAAACCCCGATAACAGCGTCAAATGGCGATGTAAATATCAACGGTGTGACCGTGGCATGGCGCCCGGGTTCAGAAACGCAGTCACCGATAAACGGTTTCTCAGCTATAGAAGCAACCACCATCATCAACACAGACGTAACCCAGGCAACGCCTCTGGTGCGTACAGTTACTGATGTTGATGTTACAAGGGTACGCTTCAACGTAGGCGTCACATCTCTTGTCGAGCAGGATTCAAAAGGGAATCAGAAAAATACATCAGTCACTCTCGTTCTGGAGACTAGGGTGGGAAATGGCGCGTGGAATATTGAAGAAACCGTAACGATAACCGGCAAGCAAAACGGTGAGTATCTTGAAGCTCACGTAATCAACGCGCCGGACACCAAGCCATTTGATATTCGCGTGCGTCGCATCACAGCTGACAGTAAAGTGGATACGCTGGTCAATGGCACCATCTGGAACAGTTATGTCGAGATAACCGACGACAACCTTAACTATCCATTCTCTGCGATTGCTGGCGCCGTCATTGACCGTGACCAGTACACGGACACTCCAAGCCGCACTTATCACCTGCGGGGGCTTATCGTAGATGTGCCCGATAATTACAATCCTCTCACTCGCACCTATTCAGGGCTTTGGACCGGAGGATTCAAATCCGCATGGACGAATAACCCTGCATGGCTTTTCCGCGCTCTGGTAAAAAATGACAGGTATGGGCTATCACGCCGAGCTGGTTACATCGACGTAGATGATGGATCGCTCTATATCCTGTCTCAGTACTGTGACCAGCTTGTTGATGATGGTTACGGTGGAAGAGAGCCACGGATGACCCTGAATGCTTATATTACTGAACAGGCATCAGCCCGGGATATTTTGGACAATATCGCCGGAATGTTTCGCGGCATCGCCTTATGGGATGGGATGAGACTTTCTGTCTCTATCGACGCACCTCAGGATGCAATTGCAGCCGTGACGAATGCCAATGTGGTAGACGGTAAATTTACCTACAGCAGCACCAAGCGATCAGATCGCTTTAATGCAGTAGTCGTATCCTGGACAGACCCTGATAACGGGTGGGAGCAGCAGAAAGAGTACGTCTCTGACGACGATTTGATTGCCCGATTCGATTACAACGAAACAACGCTTGAGGCTTTCGGTTGCACCTCGCGCGGTCAGGCGTGGAGAGCTGGGAAATGGCTGCTTGAGACAGCTAAACGTGAAACGAAGAAAGTACAGTTCCAGATGGCTCGCGATGCGATTGCATTTACACCTGGCGATATCATTGAGCTCATGGATAACAACTACGCAGCTGCAAGGTTGGGAGGTCGGATAATCTCGCATGCTGGCGCCGTAATTACTGTTGATGCAGATGTGTCAGCACTGGCGGGGAATGGAGATGATATTTCCCTGGTTGGATCAGGTGGCAAACTGGTTAAGTACGAGATTAAGTCGGTGTCTGGTCGTGCTATCACACTCAAATCTACTCCCGCATTGGTATGGGATGGGACAGTATTTGTCATCTCGACGGGGCAGGTTTCCACGCGCCTCTTTCGTATTATCGGAATTGCTGAAGCTGAAAATAACTCCGTTTACACCATCAACGCCGCTCAGCATGATCCAAATAAGCAGGCCATTGTCGATGAAGGTGCCGTTTTCGAAATCCCTAATGACACGCTGAACGGATATCGTGTCCCTAATATTGAAAACCTGAAGATAATTAACACCAACAATGAAACGGTGCAGGTTACTGCAACATGGGAAACAGCCACAACTACTAAAAAACTCGTATTTGAGCTCTATGTCTATTCTCTCGATGGGAAAGTTGTTGCTCAGTATGAAACAGAGCTTTTCCGGTATGACTTCTATGGGCTTAATGCCGGAAGTTACACGCTCGGGGTAAGGGGTCGCAATGAGAACGGCATGAAAGGGGCTGAAACTCAGATTAGCCTCGTAATTGGCGCGCCGGGCGCACCGACATACGTTCAGTGGACACCTGGAATATTCTCGGCAGATATCGTTCCCGTCATGAGCGTTACTGCTACCACTGATACCTCTTTTGAGTTCTGGTACACAGGAGAAGTCCCTGTCAGCAGCATTGGAAATGTAGAGGAAGAAGCACAGTTCCTTGGACGAGCTTCTCAGTGGACTCTCCATTCTCTCAAAGCTGATACGACATATTACATGTATGTCCGTACCAAGAATGCCTTTGGCGTTTCGCCATTCGTCGAAGCTTCAGGAAAGGCTTCATCGGATATCCCCGGTATGATTGATTATATTGATGATGCTATTCGCGATTCAGGTGCTTTTAAAAATCTTGAAGAACACATCGATACGAATATCGAAGGGATGCTGCAAAATGCTCTGGATAACGATGCAAGCGTAGACCACCAGTTCAGGCAGTACGGAGAAGTTCGCGCCGATATTATCACTGTAAAAACAACAATTGCTGATGTTAATCAGGCAATGGCGCAACAAAACACATTGGTGCAGGCTCAGATCGGTGACTTGTAG
- a CDS encoding recombination protein NinG: MATVIKPPKLKKCKCCPTKFTPRNSLQTVCSPKCAIQLANQLTERKQKRQEKEQRAAWNKRKADVKPLSHWMNMTQRAFNDFIRARDGEVCISCGSTSAISYHAGHYRTTAAASQLRFNEDNVHSQCSACNTHHSGAIGPYRINLIAKIGLQRVEALESDNNPHRYTREELDTLRAHYRSKLRELIKQQEEAA; the protein is encoded by the coding sequence ATGGCAACAGTCATCAAGCCGCCGAAGCTTAAAAAGTGCAAATGCTGTCCCACCAAGTTCACACCCCGCAACAGCCTACAAACCGTCTGCTCTCCCAAATGTGCAATCCAACTCGCTAACCAGCTCACTGAACGCAAACAAAAGCGCCAGGAGAAGGAGCAGCGTGCTGCATGGAATAAGCGCAAGGCCGATGTGAAACCGTTAAGCCACTGGATGAACATGACCCAACGGGCATTCAACGACTTCATCAGGGCGCGGGATGGGGAAGTTTGTATCAGCTGCGGCAGCACATCGGCAATCAGCTATCACGCTGGGCACTACCGGACAACTGCAGCGGCATCTCAGCTCAGGTTCAACGAGGACAACGTTCACAGCCAGTGTTCAGCGTGCAATACGCATCACTCTGGCGCAATTGGTCCGTACCGCATCAACCTCATAGCCAAAATCGGCCTTCAGCGCGTCGAGGCGCTCGAATCTGATAACAACCCTCACCGATACACCCGTGAAGAGTTAGACACCCTCAGGGCGCATTACAGATCGAAATTGAGAGAGCTAATCAAACAGCAGGAGGAAGCAGCATGA
- a CDS encoding phage holin family protein produces MKRMPDRPDNLAAMIAWLANHRNEVGYSILAFVMSILTTSRNRKTIWRDRLTGAAMCGILCFFAQPTLTAICAIFGWTFPPELCWPFSAFVGYIGVDALFSSVRRRVGLEGVNGGSNADS; encoded by the coding sequence ATGAAACGTATGCCGGACAGACCTGATAACCTGGCGGCAATGATCGCCTGGCTGGCAAATCACCGCAATGAGGTCGGCTACTCAATACTGGCATTCGTAATGTCAATCCTCACAACCTCGCGGAACAGGAAAACCATATGGCGTGACCGTCTCACCGGCGCGGCGATGTGTGGAATTCTTTGTTTTTTTGCTCAGCCAACACTAACGGCAATATGCGCGATATTCGGTTGGACTTTTCCGCCGGAATTATGCTGGCCGTTCTCAGCATTCGTCGGATATATCGGCGTTGATGCGCTCTTTTCGTCTGTTCGCAGGCGGGTAGGCCTCGAAGGGGTTAACGGAGGTTCAAATGCTGACAGTTAA
- a CDS encoding terminase small subunit, with product MALTDKQEMFCREYLIDLNATQAAIRAGYSENTARKIGSENLSKPDIQNRIAELKVQRNEQVNIDAAYVLKRLVEIDQMDVLDILKDDGGLKMVHEWPKVWRTTLSGLDILTTVTNFDETTMENILKKIKWPDKVKNLELLGKHISVMAFKEQASHEHTGKNGGPIEVATLTKDEYKAARREMLEDDDC from the coding sequence ATGGCACTCACCGACAAACAAGAAATGTTCTGTCGCGAGTACCTCATCGATTTGAACGCCACGCAAGCGGCAATTCGGGCGGGGTACAGCGAAAACACCGCCCGGAAGATTGGTAGTGAGAACCTCTCAAAACCAGACATCCAAAACAGAATCGCCGAACTCAAAGTACAACGCAACGAGCAAGTAAACATTGATGCTGCTTATGTGCTGAAGCGTTTGGTTGAGATAGACCAGATGGATGTGTTGGACATCCTGAAAGATGACGGTGGGCTGAAGATGGTTCACGAGTGGCCAAAGGTCTGGCGCACGACGCTTAGCGGATTGGACATCCTGACCACCGTCACCAATTTTGATGAAACGACGATGGAGAACATCCTTAAGAAGATTAAATGGCCTGATAAGGTGAAAAACCTTGAGCTGCTTGGTAAGCACATCAGCGTGATGGCATTCAAAGAGCAGGCGTCACACGAGCACACCGGTAAGAACGGTGGACCGATTGAAGTAGCGACGCTGACCAAAGACGAATACAAAGCTGCGCGGCGGGAGATGTTGGAGGATGACGACTGCTGA
- a CDS encoding C40 family peptidase, with translation MEECLTYAATSPDEVCGLIIDDHRLYRCCNIHPTPSTNFRISDEDWLAAEAEGEITAVFHSHPSGYHFLSAADRRMQILTGLPWWLACDDVLHKYRPVPHLNGRKFEHGVMDCYTLMRDAYHLCGIELPDFERTNGWWLRGENLYLKNLEANGFRQIHMQDAQPGDVLIRQPFSGADPCHSMILLADNMVIHHDCAGHISRREPYRLAYVKQTHSIWRSEQCSSLNLAAISADISAR, from the coding sequence ATGGAAGAGTGCCTTACCTACGCGGCCACATCCCCTGATGAGGTTTGCGGCCTGATAATCGATGACCATCGCCTCTACCGCTGCTGCAACATACACCCGACCCCCTCAACAAACTTTCGTATTAGTGATGAAGACTGGCTTGCTGCCGAGGCTGAGGGAGAGATAACCGCGGTGTTTCATTCGCACCCATCGGGATATCACTTCCTTTCTGCCGCCGACCGGAGGATGCAGATTCTAACCGGACTGCCATGGTGGCTGGCCTGTGATGACGTGCTTCACAAATACCGTCCGGTTCCGCACCTGAATGGCCGTAAGTTCGAGCATGGTGTGATGGACTGCTACACGCTAATGAGAGACGCATATCATCTGTGTGGCATTGAGCTGCCTGACTTCGAACGCACTAACGGTTGGTGGCTGCGTGGAGAGAACCTTTACCTGAAAAACCTTGAAGCTAACGGATTCAGGCAAATTCATATGCAAGATGCACAGCCTGGAGATGTGCTTATCCGGCAGCCATTCTCCGGCGCCGACCCATGTCACTCAATGATTCTTCTCGCGGATAACATGGTAATTCACCACGACTGTGCAGGCCATATCAGCAGGCGAGAACCATATCGCCTTGCATACGTAAAACAGACTCATTCGATCTGGAGGAGTGAACAGTGCTCATCTTTAAATTTAGCGGCCATCTCCGCAGACATTTCCGCCAGGTAG
- a CDS encoding phage minor tail protein L: MRDIPAAMIIESVDAGVGAFIDLFEANLQPYGGDLIRFHSGTNAYYGSVIWKGNAYQPYPIAVEGFESKSEGTYSRPTMTVANVTGLITGINHDYDDMLGVVITRRQVSVKHLDAVNFPNGNADADPTQEAVSRYVVEEMTQETYEQVTYSLATPIDCDNAIIPARTILADVCQWVYRGKGCGYDGPPVADERDNPTSDLGKDKCSHRRSGCRMRYPRPEPMPISSFPGSQKVT, from the coding sequence ATGAGAGATATTCCAGCAGCGATGATCATAGAAAGTGTAGATGCCGGAGTTGGAGCTTTCATTGACCTGTTTGAAGCGAACCTGCAGCCATATGGTGGAGACTTAATTCGGTTTCACTCCGGAACAAATGCTTATTACGGCAGTGTCATCTGGAAAGGTAATGCTTATCAGCCTTACCCGATAGCAGTTGAAGGATTCGAGAGTAAAAGTGAAGGCACATATTCCCGACCGACCATGACAGTAGCTAACGTCACTGGCCTGATTACCGGCATCAACCACGACTACGACGATATGCTCGGGGTTGTCATTACCCGGCGACAGGTTTCAGTAAAACATCTGGATGCCGTGAATTTCCCTAACGGTAACGCCGATGCCGATCCGACACAGGAGGCTGTGTCACGCTATGTAGTGGAAGAGATGACTCAGGAAACCTATGAACAGGTAACCTATTCACTGGCGACCCCTATCGACTGCGACAATGCAATCATCCCGGCCAGAACAATCCTTGCTGACGTTTGCCAGTGGGTATATCGCGGTAAAGGCTGTGGGTACGATGGCCCGCCCGTTGCGGATGAACGTGATAATCCAACGAGTGATTTAGGTAAGGATAAATGCTCACATCGCCGTTCTGGCTGTCGGATGCGTTATCCCCGCCCCGAGCCGATGCCAATCAGCAGCTTCCCTGGATCGCAAAAGGTGACGTGA
- a CDS encoding phage tail protein, whose translation MPETFTWSPQKGFTASRAPNVAVVKLGDGYEQRQTKGINPLMDSYSLIFIGVDGLCGRPNYAKQAESFLKARMAVDSFYWTPSDTGIRALFVCRSWSLKKTGGQYELTATFEQVPR comes from the coding sequence ATGCCAGAAACATTTACATGGAGCCCTCAAAAAGGCTTCACGGCTAGCCGCGCCCCAAACGTGGCTGTCGTGAAACTTGGCGATGGCTATGAACAGCGCCAGACGAAGGGCATAAACCCCCTGATGGACAGTTACTCCCTGATCTTCATCGGTGTTGATGGTCTATGCGGAAGGCCGAATTACGCGAAGCAGGCCGAGTCGTTCCTCAAGGCCAGAATGGCAGTTGATTCATTCTACTGGACACCATCAGATACAGGAATAAGGGCATTGTTTGTGTGTCGCTCATGGTCATTAAAGAAAACTGGTGGTCAGTATGAGCTGACAGCAACGTTTGAGCAGGTGCCACGATGA
- the lysC gene encoding Rz1-like lysis system protein LysC, translated as MKLNVISRQTNALLLLFPLMLLTGCATQQNPQVEYRAVKQPQLSLPAELTSQIDVPPVPDDLTFGDSVSLNAELYGLLGQCNIDRAGISKIEEKKGGASRAPSKGASGTLNPLNI; from the coding sequence GTGAAATTAAACGTTATCTCGCGTCAGACAAATGCGCTGTTGCTCCTGTTCCCGCTGATGCTGCTGACAGGTTGCGCGACGCAGCAAAATCCGCAGGTGGAGTACCGGGCAGTAAAGCAGCCTCAGCTAAGCCTGCCGGCAGAACTGACCAGCCAGATTGATGTGCCGCCAGTGCCGGATGATCTGACGTTCGGAGACAGCGTGTCGCTGAATGCTGAGCTGTATGGCCTGCTGGGGCAGTGCAACATTGACCGGGCGGGCATCAGTAAGATTGAAGAGAAAAAAGGCGGCGCGTCCCGTGCGCCGAGTAAAGGAGCCAGTGGTACTTTGAATCCACTGAATATATAA
- a CDS encoding tail assembly protein: MLIFKFSGHLRRHFRQVELNVDTPAQGLRLLIAQSQPFKKAFLGSKIKLRIAGEDVSEQSVKWHMDRQLKDGSTVLFVPAVEGAIVGAVIIAVLSVAYSVYSAHNMKTKTSAEAAESNSITNNSFTSAENRVGQGKPVPILLGEMLVGSNVISLGIDTSNTDNWDEIIS; the protein is encoded by the coding sequence GTGCTCATCTTTAAATTTAGCGGCCATCTCCGCAGACATTTCCGCCAGGTAGAACTCAATGTCGACACTCCGGCACAGGGGTTAAGGCTTCTGATAGCGCAAAGTCAGCCATTCAAAAAAGCTTTTCTTGGTTCAAAAATAAAACTCCGCATCGCCGGTGAGGATGTTTCGGAGCAGTCCGTGAAATGGCATATGGACCGGCAGCTTAAGGATGGCTCGACAGTTCTGTTTGTCCCTGCAGTAGAGGGCGCAATTGTTGGGGCGGTAATCATTGCAGTTCTTTCAGTTGCCTATTCCGTATACAGCGCTCACAACATGAAAACAAAAACATCCGCTGAAGCAGCTGAGTCGAATTCCATAACCAACAACTCCTTTACCAGCGCGGAAAACCGGGTAGGGCAGGGGAAACCCGTGCCCATTTTACTTGGTGAGATGCTCGTGGGAAGCAATGTGATCAGCCTCGGTATCGACACAAGCAACACAGATAACTGGGATGAAATTATCAGTTAA